The following coding sequences lie in one Ictalurus punctatus breed USDA103 chromosome 16, Coco_2.0, whole genome shotgun sequence genomic window:
- the actr1b gene encoding actin related protein 1B, protein MESYDIIANQPVVIDNGSGVIKAGFAGDQIPKYCFPNYVGRPKHVRVMAGALEGDLFIGPKAEEHRGLLSVRYPMEHGIVKDWNDMERIWQYVYSKEQLQTFSEEHPVLLTEAPLNPSKNRERAAEVFFETFNVPALFISMQAVLSLYATGRTTGVVLDAGDGVTHAVPIYEGFAIPHSIMRVDIAGRDVSRFLRLLLRKEGYDFHTSAEFEVVRTIKERACYLSLNPQKDETLETEKAQYTLPDGSTLDIGPARFRAPELLFRPDLIGDESEGIHEVLAFAIQKSDLDLRRTLFSNIVLSGGSTLLKGFGDRLLSEVKKLAPKDVKIKISAPQERLYSTWIGGSILASLDTFKKMWVSKKEYEEDRARAIHRKTF, encoded by the exons ATGGAGTCGTATGATATTATCGCTAACCAGCCGGTGGTCATCGATAAT GGTTCTGGTGTGATTAAAGCCGGGTTCGCTGGAGATCAGATACCTAAATACTGCTTTCCTAATTA TGTCGGTCGGCCCAAACATGTGCGTGTGATGGCCGGAGCACTGGAGGGGGATCTTTTCATCGGGCCCAAAGCTGAG gAACACAGGGGTTTGTTATCAGTTCGGTACCCAATGGAACATGGCATCGTTAAAGACTGGAATGACATGGAGAGGATCTGGCAGTACGTTTACTCTAAAGAACAGCTGCAGACCTTCAGTGAGGAG caccCTGTATTATTGACTGAAGCTCCTCTGAACCCAAGTAAAAACCGCGAGCGTGCAGCTGAGGTCTTCTTTGAAACCTTCAATGTTCCGGCACTTTTCATCTCCATGCAGGCCGTGCTCAGTCT gtatgcgACGGGCAGGACGACAGGTGTGGTGTTGGACGCGGGGGATGGTGTGACCCACGCCGTGCCAATCTACGAGGGTTTCGCAATCCCACACTCCATCATGCGTGTGGACATTGCGGGCCGGGACGTGTCCCGATTCCTCCGCCTGCTCCTGAGGAAGGAGGGGTACGACTTTCACACCTCTGCTGAGTTTGAGGTCGTGCGCACTATTAAGGAG agGGCGTGTTATTTGTCCTTGAATCCTCAGAAAGATGAGACTCTGGAGACAGAGAAGGCTCAGTACACACTACCGGACGGGAGCACACTTGAT ATTGGGCCAGCGAGATTCCGGGCCCCGGAGCTGTTGTTCCGACCCGACCTGATTGGAGACGAGAGTGAGGGAATCCATGAGGTTCTCGCCTTTGCCATACAGAAATCAGACCTGGACCTCCGGCGTACTTTGTTCTCCAACATCGTCCTAAGTGGTGGCTCCACGCTGCTCAAAG ggtttGGAGACAGATTACTGAGTGAAGTGAAGAAGCTCGCTCCCAAAGACGTCAAAATAAAG atCTCAGCACCACAGGAGAGACTTTACTCTACATGGATTGG tGGCTCTATCCTGGCTTCGTTGGACACCTTTAAGAAGATGTGGGTTTCTAAGAAAGAGTATGAAGAGGATCGAGCACGTGCCATTCACAGGAAGACCTTCTAA
- the zgc:86599 gene encoding cytochrome c oxidase subunit 5B, mitochondrial, whose protein sequence is MAARLLRAAVRASAVCRVSPVPVLSRGMAAGGIPTDEQQATGLEKKILKSFKAGADPYSVLKPKQYAGSKDDPHIVPSINNKRIVGCVCEEDNTAIVWFWLHEGEPQRCPSCGSHYKLVPHELPH, encoded by the exons ATGGCTGCAAGGTTACTAAGAGCTGCAGTCCGGGCTTCGGCTGTGTGCCGTGTTTCTCCCGTTCCTGTCCTCAGCAGGGGCATGGCGGCCGGAG GCATTCCCACTGATGAACAGCAGGCCACTGGGCTGGAGAAAAAAATTCTGAAGTCCTTTAAGGCTGGCGCG GACCCGTACAGTGTGTTAAAGCCGAAGCAGTACGCTGGCTCCAAAGATGACCCACACATCGTCCCCTCCATTAACAACAAGCGCATTGTCGGCTGTGTCT gtgaGGAGGACAACACAGCCATCGTGTGGTTCTGGCTGCATGAAGGAGAACCTCAGCGTTGTCCATCCTGTGGCTCGCACTACAAACTTGTTCCTCATGAGCTTCCTCATTGA